In Brevibacillus brevis, a genomic segment contains:
- a CDS encoding phosphodiester glycosidase family protein — MQTLSRTRSYKRTARRPLRWVKRLVLVSALTFTTLALGGIIFLFGTQTGEDLREWAAGTLLTTQHDYWAPYTFIPEERLNALKEQIRHPQVINSEPETTETELPTTKSAVVPVPEKPKELVEVEEINEKKDNYYFKGKIMYIHDPDRVHLLVTNRKERGDLLDEFVKKTNAIGIVNASGFADPDGYGQGAKAYGLVIHDGKILQGYNPRSGETALGITYDGKLVTGSYSAEQLVKMGVRDAMSFRPQLIVNGKNLFEGKPARSWGIQPRTAIGQTADGTIVFVVIDGRQPGHSIGASMNDLAELLQEKGVVTAMAMDGGSSSMMLHNGEAITKTSCPYYRGRYLPNAWAVI, encoded by the coding sequence ATGCAAACACTATCCCGCACTCGCTCCTACAAACGAACTGCCCGCCGACCTTTGCGCTGGGTCAAGCGCCTGGTCTTGGTCAGTGCCTTGACCTTCACAACATTGGCACTGGGGGGAATCATCTTTTTATTTGGCACACAGACAGGAGAGGATCTGCGAGAATGGGCTGCCGGTACACTGCTGACGACCCAGCACGATTACTGGGCCCCTTATACCTTCATTCCCGAGGAGCGCCTGAACGCCTTGAAAGAGCAGATCAGGCATCCGCAGGTCATCAATTCCGAGCCGGAAACCACCGAAACGGAGCTTCCCACTACCAAGTCCGCTGTCGTACCGGTCCCGGAGAAGCCGAAAGAACTGGTCGAGGTCGAAGAAATCAACGAAAAGAAGGACAATTACTATTTCAAAGGAAAGATCATGTACATCCACGATCCTGACCGCGTCCATCTGCTCGTGACAAACCGCAAAGAACGCGGAGATCTGCTGGACGAGTTCGTCAAAAAAACCAACGCGATCGGCATTGTAAACGCCAGCGGTTTTGCAGACCCAGACGGTTACGGGCAAGGGGCCAAAGCGTACGGGCTCGTGATTCACGACGGAAAGATCCTGCAGGGGTACAATCCGCGGAGCGGAGAAACGGCGCTCGGCATCACCTATGACGGCAAGCTGGTCACCGGAAGCTACTCGGCCGAACAGCTGGTGAAGATGGGGGTGCGGGATGCCATGAGCTTCCGCCCTCAGCTGATCGTGAACGGCAAAAACCTGTTCGAAGGGAAGCCGGCCCGCAGCTGGGGCATCCAGCCGCGTACTGCCATCGGGCAAACGGCGGACGGCACGATCGTGTTTGTCGTTATCGACGGACGGCAGCCCGGCCATTCCATCGGCGCGAGTATGAATGATTTGGCCGAGCTTTTGCAGGAAAAAGGAGTCGTCACGGCGATGGCCATGGACGGCGGTTCGAGCTCGATGATGCTGCACAATGGCGAGGCGATCACCAAGACATCCTGTCCGTATTACCGGGGGCGCTACCTGCCAAACGCCTGGGCTGTCATTTAA
- a CDS encoding DUF3900 domain-containing protein: MNFTVDWLAFFLIEQPQDEEAPKTVRMARYLSHDDYQKSELRDFLEGEYARIAKRKVELNPKTEGTPTKLGQFVLEPGHPLESNPNYALLSRLLQADTAGESQAPCQELIQSYLRTSQVRGGVMIVARTRLELLDERYVFILKCDFEQKTAVITDEKSLISNVQMAINAKNMKSLMYPHMIESGMNDPYHVKIHQFSHARYFEEFLRFIEYPQTVTQIVSDEVISLARQHIEYTYPEETEERLREEEAIELIAASPKRELAEKWEHETVMEAMQIITDRQPEVELKFKLDHMQIRTLLADYGTNLHIAKVNGRYLVLLEGEQLQFERGVSPVEFVKPKALADLVREIESRSLAEREAAPALAPSEEERPPWE, translated from the coding sequence ATGAATTTTACGGTTGATTGGCTTGCCTTTTTCCTGATTGAACAGCCGCAGGATGAGGAAGCCCCAAAAACAGTGAGAATGGCCCGTTACTTGAGCCATGACGACTACCAAAAAAGCGAGCTGCGAGACTTTTTGGAAGGGGAATACGCACGTATCGCCAAGCGAAAGGTCGAATTGAATCCAAAGACGGAAGGGACGCCGACGAAGCTGGGACAATTCGTACTGGAACCGGGACACCCGCTGGAATCGAACCCGAACTACGCTCTGCTGTCGCGGCTGCTGCAGGCGGACACCGCAGGAGAGAGCCAGGCGCCATGCCAGGAGCTGATCCAGTCGTATTTGCGGACGTCTCAGGTGCGCGGCGGCGTCATGATCGTGGCCAGAACGAGACTGGAGCTGCTCGACGAACGGTATGTATTTATCCTGAAGTGCGACTTCGAGCAAAAGACAGCGGTCATCACCGACGAAAAAAGCCTGATCTCGAATGTGCAGATGGCGATCAACGCGAAAAACATGAAATCGCTGATGTATCCACACATGATCGAGTCGGGCATGAACGATCCGTACCATGTGAAAATTCACCAGTTTTCCCATGCACGGTACTTTGAAGAGTTTTTGCGGTTTATCGAATATCCGCAGACGGTGACGCAGATCGTGTCCGATGAAGTGATTTCGCTTGCCCGGCAGCATATCGAGTACACCTATCCGGAGGAAACGGAGGAGCGGCTTCGGGAGGAGGAAGCGATCGAGCTTATCGCCGCCAGCCCGAAGCGCGAATTGGCGGAGAAGTGGGAGCATGAGACAGTGATGGAGGCGATGCAGATCATCACCGATCGCCAGCCTGAAGTGGAGCTGAAATTCAAGCTGGATCACATGCAGATCCGCACGCTTCTGGCCGACTACGGGACGAATCTTCACATCGCGAAAGTGAACGGCAGATACTTGGTGTTGCTCGAAGGCGAACAGCTTCAGTTCGAACGTGGAGTGTCGCCGGTTGAATTTGTCAAACCGAAGGCATTGGCAGACCTCGTCCGGGAAATCGAGTCGCGAAGCTTGGCGGAGCGCGAAGCAGCGCCTGCGCTTGCGCCGTCCGAGGAGGAACGGCCGCCTTGGGAGTAA
- a CDS encoding protein kinase domain-containing protein has protein sequence MWNKLMNWWNDHVRDRPYSPGRRIHQYRISNVLGMGSYGIAYLAADLTNRTQVVLKQVKPSLRRSPKGEAMQDYEKKVLATLSHPRIPRYLNSFTYRGDSFLCMTFIEGPTLEEALFEQLVILDERSAARLMQQIGEIVAHLHDHGIIHRDVRIPNVIWHDDAPYLIDFGLARFVGDSPTYTADALSDYPSEKQLKRAVAPTSDLYALGHFFLFLLYSGYDADDHAPERSWEEELNLSEDVHGIIRRLLQIDAPYENVRQLLSDLERYLNRDEGASVAGLSM, from the coding sequence ATGTGGAACAAACTCATGAATTGGTGGAACGATCACGTCCGAGACCGTCCGTATTCCCCAGGACGCCGGATCCATCAATACCGGATATCAAACGTGCTGGGAATGGGCAGCTACGGGATTGCCTATCTCGCAGCCGATTTGACGAACCGCACACAGGTCGTTCTCAAACAGGTAAAGCCCAGCCTTCGTCGCTCCCCGAAAGGAGAAGCCATGCAGGACTACGAAAAGAAGGTGCTAGCAACGCTCTCCCATCCCCGAATTCCCCGTTATTTGAACTCCTTCACCTACCGTGGAGACTCTTTTCTTTGTATGACGTTCATCGAGGGACCCACACTGGAGGAGGCCTTGTTCGAGCAGCTGGTGATCCTGGACGAGCGCTCAGCGGCTCGCTTGATGCAGCAAATCGGAGAGATCGTCGCTCATTTGCACGACCACGGGATCATTCACCGTGACGTGCGCATTCCCAATGTCATTTGGCACGATGACGCGCCATACCTGATCGACTTCGGCCTCGCCCGATTTGTCGGCGACAGTCCGACCTACACAGCCGACGCGCTCAGCGACTATCCTTCCGAGAAACAACTGAAGAGGGCAGTCGCTCCGACCAGCGATTTGTATGCATTGGGGCATTTTTTCCTGTTCTTGCTCTACTCCGGCTACGACGCGGACGACCATGCACCGGAGCGCAGCTGGGAAGAAGAATTGAACTTGTCCGAAGATGTTCACGGAATAATCAGGCGCTTGCTTCAGATCGATGCCCCGTACGAAAACGTCCGGCAGCTCCTGTCCGACCTTGAGCGTTACCTGAACAGGGACGAAGGCGCGTCAGTCGCCGGCCTCTCCATGTAA
- a CDS encoding NAD-dependent epimerase/dehydratase family protein encodes MKKRVLVTGGTGFLGRKLAARLQENGYLVTALGRNEEVGLLLSKRGIGFVQADITDKEAVRRACRDQEIVFHAAAFSSPWGKYKDMYAANVAGTAHVIAGCKSQGVHRLIHVSTPSIYFGFEDRLGIKESDPLPRRFANTYAQTKYLAELLVDKAFKEGLATVTIRPRALFGPGDNAILPRLIRANEEKFVPLIGGGRATVDLTYVENVVDALLLCIDSPSSTWGQAYNITNGEPVTMIEVLKEVFRRLGMPLRTRQISYRRAYAAAWVMELASKAVLNYKEPILTRYSVGVLAKSQTLDITRAKEKLGYKPRVSIAEGIEAFTKWWRMQHED; translated from the coding sequence ATGAAGAAACGTGTACTAGTGACGGGAGGGACGGGCTTCCTGGGGCGAAAGCTGGCTGCCCGTTTGCAGGAAAACGGCTACCTGGTGACAGCCTTAGGGCGGAACGAAGAGGTGGGGCTCCTGCTATCCAAGCGCGGGATCGGATTCGTGCAAGCGGACATCACGGACAAGGAAGCCGTTCGGAGGGCGTGCCGAGATCAGGAGATCGTCTTTCATGCCGCTGCCTTTTCGTCACCGTGGGGGAAATACAAAGACATGTATGCTGCAAATGTAGCGGGAACAGCCCACGTGATCGCTGGCTGCAAGTCACAGGGAGTCCACAGGCTGATCCACGTGTCGACGCCCAGCATCTATTTCGGCTTTGAAGACCGTCTGGGCATCAAAGAATCCGATCCTCTGCCAAGGCGCTTTGCCAATACATACGCCCAGACGAAGTATCTGGCCGAACTACTGGTAGACAAAGCCTTCAAAGAAGGGCTGGCGACGGTTACGATTCGTCCGAGAGCGCTGTTTGGACCGGGGGACAATGCGATCCTCCCGCGCCTGATCCGGGCGAATGAAGAAAAGTTCGTACCGCTGATAGGCGGAGGACGGGCGACGGTCGATCTGACGTATGTGGAAAATGTCGTTGACGCCTTGCTGCTCTGTATCGATTCGCCTTCCAGCACGTGGGGACAAGCGTACAACATTACAAACGGAGAGCCAGTGACCATGATCGAGGTGCTCAAAGAGGTGTTTCGGCGCCTGGGTATGCCGCTTCGGACCAGGCAGATTTCGTACCGCCGGGCGTACGCGGCTGCATGGGTGATGGAGCTGGCCTCCAAAGCGGTACTGAACTACAAAGAGCCTATACTGACGAGATACTCGGTGGGCGTGCTGGCGAAAAGCCAAACGCTGGATATCACCCGGGCAAAAGAGAAGCTCGGCTACAAGCCCAGGGTGAGCATCGCGGAAGGAATCGAGGCTTTTACGAAATGGTGGCGGATGCAGCATGAAGATTAA
- a CDS encoding ATP-grasp domain-containing protein has translation MNTRKNVVLTGGRAPATLELARLMNQAGHRVVVAESSRHHLCKGSRAVSRCYPVPPPRQQPDAYIRSLMRIMEQEKSDLLIPTCEEIFHVSHGLDRLGCVGRVLAEGIESLRPLHDKWMFGKLASEAGATVPRTIWAETEEQMREALKNASGPLVLKPVYSRFASRVRIEQDPASAAKGALPAISRQQPWLVQEFIRGRQLCSYAVAHQGQLALYADYETIHTAGKGASIFFSYANHPGVREFVSRFVKLRGISGQVAFDFIEDKAGRLYVLECNPRLTSGIHLFSGQPEAAEAFFGESGEVVVPRGNRSFMLGLAMVGFGLPAVRNAAEGRRWLRDFRRSRDVVWHSSDPLPFFQQARMLADLAMMSFRTGMSMAECSTSDIEWNGEE, from the coding sequence TTGAATACTAGAAAAAACGTCGTGCTGACGGGGGGGAGAGCGCCAGCCACGCTGGAACTGGCTCGTCTCATGAACCAGGCGGGACATCGTGTCGTCGTGGCCGAGAGTTCGCGCCATCACCTTTGCAAAGGATCAAGGGCCGTTTCACGCTGCTATCCGGTTCCCCCTCCCCGGCAGCAGCCGGATGCGTATATTCGGTCCCTGATGCGGATCATGGAACAGGAGAAATCAGACCTGTTGATCCCCACTTGCGAGGAAATCTTCCACGTCTCCCATGGACTTGATCGCCTGGGCTGCGTCGGGCGAGTCCTCGCGGAGGGAATCGAGAGCTTGCGGCCTCTTCATGACAAATGGATGTTTGGAAAACTGGCGAGCGAGGCGGGAGCGACCGTGCCGCGTACGATCTGGGCAGAGACGGAGGAGCAGATGCGGGAAGCACTGAAAAACGCGAGCGGACCGCTGGTGTTGAAGCCCGTATATTCCCGTTTCGCCTCACGCGTACGTATCGAGCAAGATCCGGCATCAGCAGCGAAGGGAGCTTTGCCGGCCATCTCACGTCAGCAGCCGTGGCTTGTTCAGGAATTCATCCGGGGGCGGCAGCTGTGCAGCTATGCTGTGGCTCACCAGGGCCAGCTCGCGCTTTATGCCGACTACGAAACCATCCATACAGCGGGGAAAGGTGCATCCATTTTCTTTTCGTATGCCAATCACCCGGGAGTGAGGGAATTTGTCAGCCGCTTTGTGAAGCTCCGGGGCATCTCGGGTCAAGTCGCTTTCGATTTCATCGAGGATAAGGCAGGCAGGCTGTACGTCCTGGAGTGCAATCCGCGCCTCACAAGCGGCATCCATCTGTTTTCTGGCCAACCGGAAGCGGCGGAGGCATTTTTTGGAGAAAGTGGCGAGGTCGTCGTTCCCCGCGGCAACCGATCCTTCATGTTGGGATTGGCCATGGTGGGGTTCGGACTCCCCGCTGTTCGAAATGCGGCTGAGGGGAGGCGCTGGCTGCGCGACTTTCGGAGGTCCCGGGATGTCGTGTGGCACAGCTCGGACCCGCTTCCTTTTTTTCAACAGGCTCGCATGCTTGCCGATTTGGCCATGATGAGCTTCCGTACAGGCATGAGCATGGCGGAATGCAGCACAAGCGATATCGAATGGAATGGTGAAGAATGA
- a CDS encoding DUF1444 family protein: MSGNEPASPNRSAKRSLSGQENNIYPVLRHVSMIQKYPDRWVTNPHTADTAILYALDEGEGYSLIETSMLKEAGWSNEQLHDYALANLQALSFTVKTQEVGDSRIHFISPPDGYAASRILLTSLLQDFDRNKRTSQLGVAIPHQDVLIVAELDSDTGAHLLARLTFDFASKGQVPISVLPFFWEDGELTPYLVVSRGGNTTIERGTRPPQK, translated from the coding sequence ATGAGTGGGAATGAGCCAGCATCGCCAAACCGTTCTGCCAAAAGGAGCTTGTCGGGTCAGGAGAACAACATCTATCCGGTTCTCCGTCACGTTTCCATGATCCAGAAATATCCGGACCGCTGGGTGACAAACCCGCATACTGCCGATACGGCGATCCTGTACGCCCTGGATGAAGGGGAAGGATACAGTCTGATCGAGACGAGCATGCTGAAGGAGGCCGGCTGGAGTAACGAACAGCTGCATGACTATGCCCTGGCGAATTTGCAGGCTCTCTCCTTTACGGTCAAGACCCAGGAGGTGGGCGACAGCCGTATCCATTTCATCAGTCCACCGGATGGCTACGCGGCCAGCCGGATTTTGCTGACATCGCTCTTGCAGGATTTTGACCGCAACAAGCGAACGAGTCAGCTCGGAGTGGCGATTCCCCATCAGGATGTTTTGATTGTGGCTGAGCTTGATTCCGATACGGGCGCCCATTTGCTGGCCCGCTTGACCTTCGACTTCGCCTCCAAAGGCCAGGTGCCAATCTCGGTGCTGCCTTTTTTCTGGGAAGACGGAGAGCTGACGCCGTATCTGGTCGTGTCGCGCGGGGGGAACACTACGATCGAGCGGGGCACGCGCCCGCCTCAAAAATGA
- a CDS encoding DEAD/DEAH box helicase, which yields MSTTFADLHISAPLLHVLRERNMEKPTPVQEQAIPLILEGRDALVESPTGTGKTYAYLLPILSKVNPEQKDVQALVLAPTHELVMQIAQEADRLLAGQELAVLPIIGGVDVKRQVERLKKMKPVLVVATPGRLLELLEQRKLKVHEVKTVVVDEADRMLDAGFGKPVGEVMKRTLRDTQRLLFSATLPAGVIGASQAFTKDPVVIRAAAPEGAAGVAHMYLVSDPRKKVDTLRRLLRLVNVRSSIVFVNQIEKVDEIVSKLNFHHLPCRLLHRDATKEERALTLRQFREGVFPVLITTDVSARGIDIPEVECIVHYDPAPDADTYVHRSGRTGRMGRAGLVFSIISSQERFIVQKFSKQTGLPIDEKVMSHGALEDPRPYQKAPGAKPRTGGAPKSKPEAARPAKDANRVHKKGGFGTK from the coding sequence GTGAGTACCACGTTTGCTGATTTGCACATTAGCGCGCCGCTGCTCCACGTATTGCGCGAAAGAAATATGGAAAAACCGACTCCCGTCCAAGAGCAGGCCATTCCGCTGATCTTGGAAGGAAGAGATGCATTGGTGGAATCCCCGACAGGAACGGGCAAGACGTACGCCTATTTGCTGCCGATCCTGTCCAAAGTGAATCCGGAACAAAAAGACGTCCAGGCACTGGTACTGGCTCCTACCCATGAGCTGGTCATGCAGATCGCACAGGAAGCGGATCGGCTGCTTGCCGGGCAGGAACTCGCTGTGCTGCCAATCATCGGCGGCGTGGACGTCAAGCGCCAGGTAGAACGGCTGAAAAAAATGAAGCCGGTGCTCGTGGTTGCTACACCGGGAAGACTGCTCGAGCTCCTCGAGCAGCGCAAGCTCAAGGTACACGAGGTCAAAACGGTCGTGGTCGATGAGGCGGATCGGATGCTGGACGCCGGCTTCGGGAAGCCGGTCGGCGAAGTCATGAAGCGCACCTTGCGGGATACACAGCGTTTGCTGTTTTCCGCTACGCTTCCAGCAGGCGTCATCGGGGCTTCGCAAGCGTTTACGAAAGACCCGGTCGTGATTCGCGCCGCTGCGCCTGAGGGTGCGGCAGGCGTCGCACACATGTATCTGGTGAGCGACCCCCGCAAAAAAGTGGATACGCTGAGGCGGCTGCTGCGGCTGGTCAACGTCCGGTCTTCCATCGTTTTCGTCAACCAGATCGAGAAAGTCGATGAAATCGTCTCCAAGCTCAATTTCCACCACCTCCCTTGCAGGCTGCTGCACCGGGATGCGACGAAAGAAGAGCGCGCCCTTACCTTGAGGCAATTCCGGGAAGGAGTTTTTCCCGTGCTGATCACCACGGATGTGTCTGCTCGTGGCATCGATATTCCGGAAGTGGAGTGTATCGTTCATTACGATCCTGCCCCTGATGCTGATACGTATGTTCACCGCAGCGGGCGCACCGGTCGGATGGGAAGAGCGGGGCTTGTGTTTTCCATCATCAGCAGCCAGGAGCGGTTTATCGTCCAAAAGTTTTCCAAGCAGACCGGATTGCCGATCGACGAGAAGGTCATGTCGCACGGTGCCTTGGAAGATCCGCGGCCGTACCAAAAGGCACCGGGTGCAAAACCAAGGACCGGGGGAGCGCCAAAGTCCAAGCCGGAAGCGGCAAGACCCGCGAAAGATGCAAACCGCGTACATAAGAAAGGCGGCTTTGGAACAAAGTAG
- a CDS encoding beta-ketoacyl-ACP synthase III: MERKVKILGTGKYLPKQQVTAEELEKKLRLPPGWVAKKSGVRVRHFVTDETSAKMGAIAAQRALEDAGLSFSDVDCLVCASGTSQQEIPCTAALIQEEMRQSKSGVPCFDINSTCLSFVTAMDVLSASLAMGCYQRILIVSTEISSVGLNWGQKESCVLFGDGAAAVVIGRTPEAETSRILASRMQTYSDGAHYSEIRGGGTLIHPGEYAKGREADFQFDMDGRKIFRLTSQLITGFVERLLDAASITRQEIGLVVPHQASGMAMRIMGNKLGFAGSHMMNIIENHGNVIAASIPMALHEAIVQKRVNRGDIMLLLGTSAGLSLGGLLLEY; encoded by the coding sequence ATGGAGAGAAAAGTCAAAATCCTGGGAACAGGAAAATACTTGCCCAAGCAGCAAGTAACCGCTGAGGAACTCGAGAAAAAGCTGCGTCTTCCCCCAGGCTGGGTTGCGAAAAAATCAGGCGTCCGCGTGAGACATTTCGTGACGGACGAGACTTCAGCCAAAATGGGAGCCATCGCCGCACAACGGGCACTGGAGGACGCGGGCCTTTCTTTTTCCGATGTCGATTGCCTCGTATGTGCCAGCGGAACGTCTCAACAAGAGATTCCCTGTACAGCAGCATTGATCCAGGAAGAGATGAGACAGTCGAAGTCAGGGGTTCCCTGCTTTGATATAAACTCCACGTGCCTGAGCTTTGTCACGGCGATGGATGTATTATCTGCATCTTTGGCGATGGGATGCTACCAGCGCATTTTAATCGTCTCTACGGAAATTTCCTCCGTAGGGTTGAACTGGGGGCAGAAGGAGAGCTGCGTACTCTTTGGAGATGGGGCGGCAGCCGTCGTCATTGGCCGTACTCCGGAAGCGGAAACATCCCGCATTCTCGCTTCCCGTATGCAGACCTACAGTGACGGGGCCCATTACTCCGAGATCAGAGGAGGAGGGACCCTGATTCATCCGGGTGAATACGCGAAGGGGAGAGAAGCGGACTTCCAATTTGACATGGATGGACGAAAAATCTTTCGCCTGACGTCCCAGTTGATCACCGGATTCGTGGAGCGGCTGCTGGATGCCGCTTCGATAACCAGACAAGAGATCGGTTTGGTTGTCCCTCATCAGGCAAGCGGGATGGCCATGCGCATCATGGGAAATAAACTCGGTTTTGCCGGCAGTCACATGATGAATATTATCGAGAACCACGGAAATGTGATCGCCGCCTCCATCCCTATGGCTCTGCATGAAGCGATCGTGCAAAAGAGGGTCAATCGCGGAGATATCATGCTGCTGTTGGGTACCTCGGCGGGCCTTTCGCTCGGAGGGCTGCTGCTTGAATACTAG
- a CDS encoding MOSC domain-containing protein, which yields MTKHPAQVVAVSVSGTHSFSKTNTDAIRLLAGLGVEGDAHLGETVKHRSRVAQDPTQPNLRQVHLIHSEVFEELRDSGFSVSAGQIGENITTSGLELLRLPRGTILRIGEDAVVQITGLRNPCQQLNQFQPGLMNALLDHDEHGQLVRKAGVMGIVVAGGIVRPGDPILVELPPEPHQPLERV from the coding sequence ATGACCAAACATCCAGCACAGGTAGTAGCCGTAAGTGTCAGTGGGACTCACTCGTTCAGCAAAACGAACACAGACGCCATCCGTTTGCTCGCGGGACTGGGCGTGGAGGGCGACGCTCACTTGGGAGAGACAGTCAAGCACCGCTCGAGGGTCGCACAGGACCCGACCCAGCCGAACCTGCGGCAGGTGCATCTCATTCATTCCGAGGTGTTCGAGGAACTGCGGGATTCGGGCTTTTCTGTCTCTGCCGGCCAGATCGGAGAAAATATAACGACGAGCGGTCTCGAATTATTGAGACTGCCGAGAGGAACGATCCTGCGCATCGGGGAAGACGCTGTCGTCCAGATTACAGGCTTGCGCAATCCTTGCCAGCAATTGAACCAGTTTCAGCCGGGATTGATGAACGCCCTGCTGGACCATGACGAACACGGCCAACTTGTTCGCAAGGCCGGAGTGATGGGTATCGTCGTTGCCGGCGGTATCGTTCGCCCCGGGGATCCCATCCTCGTCGAGCTTCCGCCGGAGCCTCACCAACCTCTGGAGCGGGTCTAG
- a CDS encoding sugar phosphate isomerase/epimerase gives MHTFIIGLYGGFDEKKYERDFRQGFYGIEACLFETEADISRLSAASKERHFQIGIHFPLRKDAARLRDALFLAKEEHVRQDALDYIDRELAAVAEIQPAYMLFHYPKPVILDDRVDWSRWNFTDPREYVYESEYGQEEWADKTERLFSWLAVKAREYRVTPVLEFDALNRYVYESPFLASLLDRYPEIRLCLDVGRLYVQERIDPFFDAKKVLEMYGKYALTVHLWNMKITDAFEYNHHPALPSCKPEDGWAPIEEYLRIIKRENPRVKIVFEHRSDRISDEQLDDCYRWIDRIMNQP, from the coding sequence ATGCACACATTTATCATAGGACTGTACGGCGGGTTCGATGAAAAAAAGTACGAGAGGGACTTTCGGCAGGGCTTTTACGGGATCGAGGCTTGCCTGTTTGAGACGGAAGCGGACATTTCGAGATTGTCGGCTGCCTCCAAAGAACGCCACTTTCAGATCGGGATTCACTTTCCCCTACGGAAGGATGCCGCCAGACTGCGCGATGCCCTTTTCCTCGCGAAGGAGGAGCACGTGCGTCAGGACGCGCTGGACTACATTGATCGAGAATTGGCTGCAGTGGCTGAGATTCAGCCTGCGTACATGCTTTTCCATTATCCGAAACCAGTGATTCTGGACGATCGAGTCGACTGGAGCCGGTGGAATTTCACGGATCCACGGGAATACGTGTACGAAAGCGAGTACGGTCAAGAAGAATGGGCGGACAAAACCGAACGGCTGTTTTCGTGGCTGGCGGTCAAGGCGAGGGAATACCGCGTTACGCCGGTTTTGGAGTTTGACGCGTTGAACCGGTATGTGTATGAGTCGCCATTTCTGGCATCCCTGCTCGACCGATACCCCGAGATCCGGCTGTGCCTGGATGTGGGAAGGCTTTACGTGCAGGAGCGAATCGACCCATTCTTTGATGCGAAAAAAGTACTGGAGATGTACGGGAAATACGCGTTGACCGTCCATCTTTGGAATATGAAGATCACAGACGCGTTCGAGTACAACCATCATCCCGCTCTGCCCTCTTGCAAGCCGGAGGATGGCTGGGCGCCGATCGAAGAGTATTTGCGGATCATCAAAAGGGAAAATCCCCGAGTGAAGATCGTATTTGAGCATCGCTCGGACCGGATTTCGGACGAACAGCTGGATGACTGTTACAGATGGATCGATCGCATCATGAACCAGCCATAG